In Haematobia irritans isolate KBUSLIRL chromosome 1, ASM5000362v1, whole genome shotgun sequence, a genomic segment contains:
- the LOC142222384 gene encoding uncharacterized protein LOC142222384 isoform X3: MGRITFWFLLGLTLFAISAQDVLASSDVGPTESECRPYIEKAINELKTGEDKEELIPSPDTTSGEDITNKDNDHGGESGEMQGDQPVHAETAHVESVEEAKAPVDIDGDGIPNEQDSDIDGDVIPNEEDDDMDGDGVLNVNDSDIDGDVIPNEKDSDMDGDGVANVHDADLDGDGVANVVDADIDGDGVANVLDADMDGDGVANVVDGDIDGDGVRNVSDNDLDGDGIPNDEDDDMDGDGIPNDQDDDIDGDGIPNDQDDDIDGDGIPNHEDDDIDGDGIPNHEDDDIDGDGIPNHEDDDIDGDGIPNHEDNDIDGDGIPNDQDDDIDGDGIPNDQDNDIDGDGIPNEQDDDIDGDGIPNEQDDDIDGDGIPNHEDDDIDGDGIPNHEDDDIDGDGIPNHEDSDIDGDGIPNTEDNDIDGDGIPNDQDSDIDGDGIPNHEDSDIDGDGIPNEEDNDVDGDGLPNEEEPKSLDVDNDGITNDDDSDIDGDVVNNEVDADMDGDGVPNTHDKDIDGDGIPNVHDDDQHEAADVQPGARTKRSVGDLDGDGIPDDEDDDKDGDGIPNHQDDDLDGDGIPNHQDEDIDGDGLPNHEDTDDDGDGKADDEVAAEEVVEAAVEKTEAAEEETAAAGEDVEEDTKPEDELLWISRAHANDIDGDGIPNVQDMDMDGDGIFNQEDPDADGDGQTTAEDSDIDGDGLLNNEDDDIDGDGIANEKDHDIDGDGMPNEEEPKSLDLDGDGIPNDEDSDIDGDIIPNELDEDMDGDGILNIRDKDIDGDGVPNLHDDDHRDMDGDGVADVHDEDIDGDGIPNTKDNDIDGDGVPNQQDPDRDGDGIVNTKDHRDGEADDRKSTRKLKRISRVHANDLDGDGIPNIHDPDVDGDGILNQQDSDVDGDGISMINDPDIDGDGTPNSEDEDIDGDGIANEKDEDIDGDGMLNEEEPTSLDFDKDGIPNDEDNDIDGDVIPNELDDDMDGDGVPNIHDKDIDGDGVPNVHDEDHADRDDDGILDEHDDDMDGDGIPNVKDDDIDGDGVPNIRDADRDGDGVPNDKDIRDGEADDHRSGVKLHLISRGHANDIDGDGIPNIHDTDMDGDGILNHEDYDADGDGIPTDKDTDIDGDGTPNHEDDDIDGDGIVNEKDHDIDGDGMSNDEEPKSLDIDGDGIPNDQDEDIDGDVIPNELDEDMDGDGVLNVRDQDIDGDGVPNVQDKDHRDMDADGIPDHHDDDIDADGIPNHIDDDIDGDGILNDHDIDRDGDGFHNHQDDSDGEADDKQVFVKMLRISRGLANDIDGDGIPNVHDTDMDGDGILNQEDNDADGDGIPTAEDSDIDGDGTPNYADDDIDGDGIANEMDHDLDGDGMPNDEEPKSLDLDGDGILNDDDDDIDGDVIPNELDEDMDGDGVLNARDQDIDGDGVPNVQDIDHRDMDADGIPDHHDDDIDADGIPNAKDEDIDGDGIPNDRDIDRDGDGFHNDKDHSDGEADDKKSSRGNQKRISREHKIDLDGDGIPNVHDTDMDGDGILNHEDNDMDGDGLETHEDPDIDGDGALNHEDEDVDGDGIVNEHDHDIDGDGLSNDHEPTTLDVDGDGIPNDDDDDIDGDVIPNELDEDMDGDGVLNAHDKDIDGDGIPNHHDDDHPDMDGDGIPDLVDDDKDGDGIPNHKDDDIDGDGIPNHKDDDIDGDGVPNHRDVDRDGDGIANEHDDSDGPKHGKKSISKGHDIDGDGIPNVHDTDMDGDGILNHEDNDVDGDGLETHEDPDIDGDGTLNHEDEDVDGDGIVNEHDHDIDGDGLSNDHEPKSLDIDGDGIPNDDDEDIDGDVIPNEFDEDMDGDGIPNVHDKDIDGDGVPNHHDDDHRDMDGDGVPDDMDDDIDGDGIPNHKDDDIDGDGIPNHRDEDRDGDGVPNEHDRRDGEADDKKYVDRQKRATEGHDIDGDGIPNVHDSDMDGDGIPNHEDYDVDGDGIPAHADPDIDGDGKPNTEDEDIDGDGIVNEKDHDIDGDGMANSEEPTSLDIDNDGILNDDDTDIDGDVLLNEDDSDMDGDGIPNVRDNDIDGDGIPNVHDEDKHEAADVQPSSAKARAKRDLTAAAAARDMDGDGIPDDVDDDKDGDGIPNNQDDDIDGDGVPNYRDDDIDGDGVLNEHDEDRDGDGLANEEDDSDGELDDVDTRPEDELLWEGEIPEQRRSRDHINELLQLDDHFNAREKAIDNVAETILRDIKRTYENAIKPLEVMYKYRDLSNRHFGDPEIFSKPLVLFMGPWSGGKSSIINYLTDNEYTPYSLRSGAEPSPAYFNILMWGNETEILDGTQLAADYTFAGLQKFGQGLEDRLRGLKMPIKLLEKVNIVEIPGILEVRKQVSRLFPFNDACQWFIDRADIIFLVYDPAKLDVGPETEAILDQLKGREYQTRIILNKADTVKPEELLRVQSALIWNISPLMSSAQPPLVYTTSLWSRPYQEGSPARLLLGQERAFLRDLRTAVDKRIENKIASARRFAVRVRNHAKMVDCYLNTYYNHKSLFGNKKRIADTIIENPQNYHIYEGLSTLTNISRYDLPDPEVYRDFFRLNPLYEFKKLSETCSYFRGCPITKLDVAIAYDLPDLVGKYKRMAETALANVEKNEAVIAGDNAADGADDKNKKTKS, encoded by the exons ATGTGTTAGCTAGCTCTGATGTTGGACCTACTGAATCCGAATGCCGTCCTTATATAGAAAAGGCCATTAACGAACTGAAAACAGGTGAAGACAAAG aagaaTTAATCCCTAGTCCCGATACGACTTCCGGTGAAGATATAACGAATAAAGATAACGACCATGGTGGAGAGTCCGGTGAAATGCAGGGAGATCAACCTGTTCATGCTGAAACAGCCCATGTAGAATCGGTTGAGGAGGCTAAGGCCCCCGTCGATATTGACGGTGATGGCATTCCCAATGAACAGGATAGTGACATCGATGGCGATGTTATACCCAACGAAGAAGATGATGATATGGACGGTGATGGCGTTTTGAATGTCAATGATAGTGATATTGATGGAGACGTCATTCCCAATGAAAAGGACTCCGATATGGATGGTGATGGTGTTGCGAATGTCCATGATGCCGATTTAGATGGTGATGGTGTTGCCAATGTGGTTGATGCTGATATCGATGGTGATGGTGTTGCCAATGTTCTTGATGCCGATATGGATGGTGATGGTGTTGCCAATGTGGTTGATGGTGATATTGATGGTGACGGTGTTCGCAATGTCAGTGACAACGATTTGGATGGTGACGGCATTCCCAATGACGAAGATGATGATATGGATGGAGATGGCATTCCCAATGACCAAGATGATGACATCGATGGAGATGGCATTCCCAATGATCAGGATGATGATATCGATGGTGATGGCATTCCTAATCACGAGGATGATGACATCGATGGTGATGGCATTCCAAACCATGAGGATGATGATATTGATGGTGATGGCATTCCTAATCACGAAGATGATGATATCGATGGCGATGGTATTCCAAATCACGAAGATAATGATATCGATGGTGATGGTATTCCCAATGACCAAGATGATGATATTGATGGAGATGGTATTCCTAACGACCAAGATAATGATATTGATGGCGATGGTATTCCCAACGAACAAGATGATGATATCGATGGTGACGGCATTCCCAACGAACAAGATGATGACATCGATGGTGATGGTATTCCCAATCATGAAGACGATGACATTGATGGTGATGGCATCCCCAATCACGAGGATGATGATATCGATGGTGATGGTATTCCCAATCACGAAGACAGTGACATCGATGGTGATGGCATTCCAAATACCGAAGATAATGACATCGATGGTGATGGAATTCCCAACGATCAAGATTCCGATATCGATGGTGATGGTATTCCAAATCATGAAGACTCTGACATCGATGGTGATGGTATTCCTAATGAAGAGGACAATGATGTTGACGGCGATGGTTTACCAAATGAAGAGGAACCAAAGAGTCTTGATGTGGATAATGATGGCATAACTAACGATGACGATTCTGATATCGATGGAGATGTAGTAAACAATGAAGTCGATGCTGATATGGATGGCGATGGTGTACCCAATACTCACGACAAAGACATTGATGGTGATGGTATTCCCAATGTCCATGATGACGATCAACATGAAGCTGCAGATGTTCAACCTGGTGCCCGTACAAAACGTAGTGTCGGCGATTTAGATGGTGATGGCATACCCGACGATGAAGATGATGACAAAGATGGTGATGGTATTCCCAATCATCAAGATGATGATCTTGATGGCGATGGTATTCCCAATCATCAAGACGAAGATATTGATGGTGATGGTTTGCCAAACCATGAAGATACCGATGACGATGGCGATGGCAAAGCAGATGATGAAGTAGCCGCCGAAGAGGTAGTTGAAGCTGCCGTAGAGAAAACCGAAGCTGCTGAGGAGGAAACAGCCGCCGCTGGTGAGGATGTTGAGGAGGATACTAAACCTGAAGATGAATTATTATGG ATTTCCAGAGCCCATGCAAACGATATAGACGGCGATGGTATTCCAAACGTACAAGACATGGATATGGATGGTGatggaatttttaatcaagAGGATCCCGATGCTGATGGCGATGGTCAGACCACAGCAGAAGATTCTGATATCGATGGTGATGGTTTACTAAATAACGAAGATGATGATATCGATGGAGATGGTATAGCCAATGAAAAGGATCATGATATCGATGGTGATGGTATGCCCAATGAAGAGGAACCAAAAAGTCTGGACTTGGATGGAGATGGTATACCCAACGATGAGGATAGTGATATTGATGGTGACATCATACCCAATGAATTGGATGAAGATATGGATGGTGATGGTATTCTAAATATTCGAGATAAAGATATTGATGGTGATGGAGTTCCTAATTTACATGATGACGACCATCGAGATATGGATGGTGATGGTGTGGCCGATGTACATGATGAGGATATTGATGGAGATGGTATACCAAATACCAAGGATAATGATATTGATGGTGATGGTGTACCAAATCAACAAGATCCTGATCGTGATGGTGATGGCATAGTGAATACCAAAGATCATAGGGATGGTGAAGCAGATGATAGAAAATCTACGCGCAAGTTGAAACGG ATTTCCAGAGTCCATGCTAACGATTTGGATGGTGATGGTATACCCAATATTCATGATCCCGATGTAGATGGGGATGGTATTCTTAATCAACAAGATTCTGATGTTGATGGCGATGGTATCTCCATGATAAATGATCCGGATATTGATGGTGATGGTACCCCAAATAGTGAAGACGAGGATATCGATGgagatggtattgccaatgaaAAAGATGAGGATATTGATGGGGATGGCATGTTGAACGAAGAGGAACCCACCAGTTTGGATTTCGATAAAGATGGCATACCAAATGATGAAGATAATGACATTGATGGAGATGTTATACCAAATGAATTGGATGATGATATGGATGGAGACGGGGTGCCTAATATCCACGATAAGGATATTGATGGTGATGGAGTGCCCAATGTCCATGATGAAGATCATGCTGACAGAGATGATGATGGTATATTGGATGAACATGATGATGATATGGATGGTGATGGAATACCTAATGTCAAAGACGATGATATTGATGGAGATGGTGTACCAAATATACGTGATGCCGATCGAGATGGTGATGGGGTACCAAACGATAAAGATATTCGGGATGGTGAAGCTGACGATCATAGATCAGGTGTTAAATTGCATTTG ATTTCCAGAGGCCATGCCAACGATATTGATGGCGATGGTATTCCAAATATTCATGACACTGATATGGATGGTGATGGTATACTCAATCATGAGGATTATGATGCCGATGGTGATGGAATACCCACCGATAAAGACACGGATATTGATGGTGATGGAACACCAAATCACGAAGACGATGATATCGATggtgatggtattgtaaatgaaaaGGATCATGATATAGACGGTGATGGTATGTCGAATGATGAAGAACCTAAAAGTTTGGATATCGATGGCGATGGTATACCCAATGATCAGGATGAAGATATTGATGGTGATGTTATAcctaatgaattggacgaagatATGGATGGTGATGGAGTTTTGAATGTACGTGACCAAGATATTGATGGTGATGGAGTTCCTAATGTCCAAGACAAAGATCATCGTGATATGGATGCCGATGGCATACCGGACCACCATGATGATGATATTGATGCCGATGGTATTCCGAATCATATAGACGACGATATAGATGGGGATGGTATCCTCAATGACCACGATATAGATCGTGATGGCGATGGTTTTCACAATCACCAGGACGATAGTGATGGTGAAGCCGATGATAAACAAGTATTTGTTAAAATGCTACGG ATTTCCAGAGGTCTTGCCAATGACATCGATGGCGATGGTATACCCAATGTCCATGATACCGATATGGATGGTGATGGAATTCTCAATCAAGAGGATAATGATGCCGATGGTGATGGCATTCCTACGGCTGAAGATTCTGACATTGATGGCGATGGCACTCCAAATTATGCAGACGATGATATCGATggagatggcattgcaaatgaaaTGGATCATGACCTTGATGGCGATGGCATGCCCAACGATGAAGAACCTAAAAGTCTAGACCTGGATGGAGATGGTATACtcaatgatgacgatgatgatatcGATGGTGATGTTATAcccaatgaattggacgaagacATGGATGGTGATGGAGTTTTGAATGCTCGCGACCAAGATATTGATGGTGATGGAGTACCTAATGTTCAAGACATAGATCATCGTGATATGGATGCTGATGGTATTCCCGACCATCATGATGATGATATTGATGCCGATGGTATTCCCAATGCCAAAGATGAAGATATTGATGGAGATGGTATACCTAATGATCGTGATATCGATCGTGACGGTGATGGTTTCCACAATGATAAGGATCATAGTGATGGTGAGGCTGATGATAAGAAGAGCAGCAGGGGCAACCAGAAACGG ATTTCCAGAGAACATAAAATCGATTTGGATGGTGATGGTATACCCAATGTTCATGATACTGATATGGATGGTGATGGTATTCTCAACCATGAGGATAATGATATGGATGGTGATGGTCTGGAGACCCATGAAGATCCCGATATCGATGGTGATGGTGCTCTAAATCATGAGGATGAAGATGTCGATGGTGATGGTATAGTGAATGAACATGATCACGATATCGATGGCGATGGCCTATCAAACGACCATGAACCCACAACTCTAGATGTTGATGGTGATGGTATACCcaacgacgatgatgatgatattgATGGTGATGTTATACCCAATGAATTAGATGAAGATATGGATGGTGATGGAGTTCTTAATGCCCATGACAAAGATATCGATGGAGATGGTATACCAAATCATCACGACGACGATCATCCTGATATGGATGGTGATGGTATACCAGATCTAGTGGATGACGATAAAGATGGCGATGGCATTCCAAATCATAAGGACGATGATATCGATGGCGATGGCATTCCAAATCACAAAGATGATGACATCGATGGTGATGGGGTACCCAATCACCGTGATGTAGATCGTGATGGTGATGGCATAGCCAACGAACATGACGATAGTGATGGCCCCAAGCATGGCAAGAAGTCG ATTTCCAAAGGTCATGATATTGATGGCGATGGTATACCCAATGTTCACGATACCGATATGGACGGCGATGGCATACTCAATCACGAGGACAATGATGTCGATGGCGATGGCCTGGAGACCCATGAGGATCCCGATATTGATGGTGATGGTACTCTCAATCATGAAGATGAAGATGTGGATGGTGATGGTATAGTGAATGAGCATGACCATGACATCGATGGCGATGGCCTGTCCAATGATCATGAACCCAAGAGTCTCGATATCGACGGTGATGGTATACCAAACGATGATGATGAGGATATCGATGGAGATGTTATACCCAATGAATTCGATGAAGATATGGATGGCGATGGTATACCAAATGTCCATGACAAGGATATCGATGGTGATGGTGTACCAAATCATCATGATGATGATCATCGTGATATGGATGGTGATGGGGTGCCCGATGACATGGATGATGATATTGATGGTGATGGCATACCAAATCACAAAGATGATGACATCGATGGTGATGGTATTCCTAATCATCGTGATGAAGATCGTGATGGTGATGGGGTACCCAATGAGCATGATCGACGAGATGGTGAGGCCGATGATAAGAAATATGTTGATAGGCAAAAGAGG GCAACTGAGGGCCATGACATTGATGGAGATGGCATACCAAATGTTCATGATTCCGATATGGATGGTGATGGCATACCCAATCATGAGGACTATGATGTTGATGGTGATGGTATACCAGCTCATGCAGATCCCGATATTGATGGTGATGGAAAACCAAATACCGAAGATGAAGATATCGATGGAGATGGTATTGTCAACGAAAAGGATCATGATATCGATGGTGATGGCATGGCCAATAGTGAGGAACCCACCAGTTTGGATATAGACAACGATGGCATACTCAATGATGATGACACAGATATTGATGGTGATGTTTTGCTCAACGAAGATGATTCCGATATGGATGGTGATGGTATACCCAATGTTCGTGATAATGATATCGATGGTGATGGTATACCAAATGTCCATGACGAAGATAAGCATGAAGCAGCTGATGTACAGCCATCAAGTGCTAAGGCTAGGGCTAAACGTGATTTGACCGCTGCCGCTGCAGCTAGAGATATGGATGGTGATGGCATACCCGATGATGTGGATGATGACAAAGATGGTGATGGTATACCCAATAATCAAGATGATGATATCGATGGTGATGGCGTACCCAATTATCGAGATGATGATATCGATGGTGATGGAGTGCTCAATGAACATGATGAGGATCGTGATGGTGATGGTTTGGCAAATGAAGAAGATGATAGTGATGGTGAGCTGGATGATGTTGATACTAGGCCAGAGGATGAATTACTTTGG GAAGGTGAAATTCCTGAACAACGTCGCAGCCGTGATCATATCAATGAACTTTTGCAACTTGACGATCACTTCAATGCCCGTGAAAAGGCCATCGATAATGTGGCCGAAACTATTTTACGTGACATTAAGCGCACCTATGAGAATGCCATTAAGCCTTTGGAAGTTATGTACAAATATCGTGATTTGAGTAATCGTCATTTTGGTGATccggaaattttctccaaacctTTGGTATTATTCATGGGTCCCTGGTCTGGTGGCAAATCTTCGATTATTAATTATTTGACCGATAATGAATATACACCATACTCCTTGAGATCGG GTGCTGAACCCTCACCAGCCTACtttaatattttgatgtggggCAATGAGACGGAAATTTTGGATGGTACACAATTGGCTGCCGATTATACCTTTGCTGGTTTGCAGAAGTTCGGTCAAGGTTTGGAGGATCGCTTGCGTGGTCTTAAGATGCCCATTAAGTTGTTGGAAAAG GTCAACATTGTCGAAATTCCCGGCATTTTAGAGGTACGCAAACAAGTCTCTCGCCTCTTCCCATTCAATGATGCCTGCCAATGGTTCATCGATCGTGCCGAtattattttcttggtctaCGATCCAGCCAAATTGGATGTTGGCCCAGAAACTGAAGCCATTTTGGATCAATTGAAGGGTCGTGAATATCAAACTCGCATTATTTTGAATAAGGCCGACACTGTTAAACCCGAAGAATTGTTGCGCGTTCAAAGTGCATTGATTTGGAATATTTCACCATTGATGTCTTCTGCCCAGCCACCATTGGTGTATACAACATCGTTGTGGAGTCGCCCCTATCAGGAGGGTTCACCTGCTCGTTTATTGTTGGGTCAGGAGCGAGCTTTCCTCAGGGATCTTCGTACAGCTGTCGATAAgagaattgaaaataaaattgctaGTGCGCGTCGTTTTGCT GTTCGCGTccgtaaccatgccaaaatggtTGACTGCTACCTCAATACCTACTACAATCACAAGTCCTTGTTTGGCAACAAGAAACGTATTGCCGATACAATCATTGAAAATCCCCAGAATTATCACATCTACGAGGGTCTATCAACACTCACAAATATCTCACGTTACGATTTACCCGATCCCGAGGTCTATCGTGATTTCTTCCGCTTGAATCCATTGTATGAATTCAAGAAACTATCAGAGACTTGCTCATACTTCCGCGGTTGTCCTATTACCAAATTGGATGTGGCCATTGCTTATGATTTGCCCGATTTGGTTGGTAAATACAAGCGTATGGCTGAGACGGCTTTGGCCAATGTGGAGAAGAATGAGGCTGTCATTGCTGGGGATAATGCCGCTGATGGGGctgatgataaaaataaaaagaccAAAAGTTGA